A section of the Oryza sativa Japonica Group chromosome 1, ASM3414082v1 genome encodes:
- the LOC4327737 gene encoding uncharacterized protein, translated as MAAALPRLCALALPFLAVAACLDVPSHGCYWTGCQSKWSRVCSAGHFLDSQSDDCDGLCTESKSPPCLPFHKHFHCCITGTPKLTNKCGHCKNKLDFGKEFVCCSDCSDPTILIKHRKMGYCKSGAELSMQLKPHEIYHWVAGPWMKCSSPCDGGVRYRDVACYGNLSDATIKHYPVDDASCSADEMPARQEACNEQSCGVDMAEQTNSRKNGMSGWLVALILLLGLGAIGGIVFTSYTYYLRRTSGRNGFVYVMMEAYS; from the exons atggcggcggcgctgccgcggCTGTGCGCGCTGGCGCTCCccttcctcgccgtcgccgcctgcctCGACGTCCCGTCCCACG GGTGCTACTGGACTGGGTGCCAAAGCAAATGGTCTAGAGTGTGTTCTGCTGGCCACTTCTTAGATTCTCAATCAGATGATTGTGATGGTCTTTGCACGGAGTCAAAAAGCCCGCCATGTCTTCCATTCCACAAACATTTCCATTGCTGCATAACAG GCACCCCAAAGCTAACAAACAAATGTGGGCATTGCAAGAACAAGCTGGATTTTGGCAAAGAATTTGTATGCTGCTCTGATTGCTCTGACCCAACCATTCTGATCAAGCATAGAAAAATGGGTTACTGTAAGAGTGGTGCTGAGCTATCAATGCAGTTAAAACCACACG AAATCTATCATTGGGTTGCTGGACCATGGATGAAGTGCTCCTCGCCATGCGATGGTGGTGTGCGGTATCGTGATGTTGCTTGTTATGGAAATTTATCTGATGCCACAATCAAACATTATCCTGTAGATGATGCTAGCTGTTCAGCAGATGAAATG CCTGCAAGACAGGAAGCTTGCAATGAGCAGAGCTGTGGTGTCGACATGGCAGAGCAAACAAATTCTAGGAAGAATGGAATGTCTGGTTGGTTGGTAGCACTTATTCTTCTTCTAGGGCTTGGTGCTATTGGGGGCATTGTATTTACAAGCTACACTTACTACTTGAG GAGAACCTCTGGACGAAATGGTTTTGTGTATGTCATGATGGAAGCGTATTCTTGA